From the Crateriforma spongiae genome, one window contains:
- a CDS encoding lipopolysaccharide biosynthesis protein translates to MANSPTDRTVEIDDGLLRANILLVLTVVGSVLGFATSVFAARLLGTDEFEDYAVAVATLGLLTTISEAGVGKYAMKVLPRYRLKKRWGRLLGYYRYSAVSVLLISVALAAVMLIGQWRKDGPFTSHPAAIAALFLPLTALSGVGIDLLMANRMSVFGSLVSRFLIPGSSLAVLFYFWTRGETLNSMQGVAIYGLGSVLGAILCWGVLIGITDSTIRQSKPVYRTGVWMSQGFYFAVSGFLGASLFRLPIIAMEMLPIAETQVAYFAAASEIGLQVLLLSKSTDKLYQPQMSVLVHQRDIDRARQLSWKRHLFIGSLCAIFMTVVIVFGRWILRLYGDAYVAGYPALCLVSAGGCVTAYWSLAPAYLRFVNFNRFVIACEAVAAIALLGLTAVLAPVAGATGTAAAFLVVISALTIFFAITASRHLYHPAK, encoded by the coding sequence ATGGCGAATTCTCCCACAGACCGTACCGTTGAGATCGACGACGGGTTGCTGCGCGCCAACATCTTGTTGGTGCTGACCGTCGTCGGTTCTGTCTTGGGATTCGCCACGTCCGTGTTTGCCGCACGTCTGTTGGGCACCGATGAATTCGAAGACTATGCGGTGGCCGTCGCAACCTTGGGCTTGCTGACAACGATTTCCGAAGCCGGGGTCGGCAAGTACGCGATGAAGGTTTTGCCCAGGTACCGGTTGAAGAAGCGGTGGGGACGGCTGTTAGGATATTACCGCTACAGCGCCGTGTCAGTGTTGTTGATCAGTGTGGCGTTGGCCGCGGTGATGCTGATCGGCCAATGGCGCAAAGACGGACCGTTCACCAGTCACCCCGCGGCGATCGCCGCACTGTTTTTGCCGTTGACCGCGCTCAGTGGTGTCGGCATTGATCTGTTGATGGCCAATCGGATGTCCGTTTTTGGCAGCCTGGTTTCGCGGTTTCTAATTCCCGGTTCCAGCCTAGCTGTCTTATTCTATTTCTGGACACGCGGCGAAACACTCAACTCCATGCAGGGTGTCGCCATCTATGGTCTCGGTTCCGTCCTGGGGGCGATTCTGTGTTGGGGCGTGTTGATCGGAATCACCGATTCCACGATTCGGCAAAGCAAGCCCGTTTATCGAACCGGGGTTTGGATGAGCCAAGGGTTTTACTTTGCAGTTTCAGGCTTTTTGGGAGCCTCACTGTTCCGGTTGCCCATCATCGCTATGGAGATGCTGCCGATTGCTGAGACCCAGGTTGCCTATTTCGCCGCCGCATCGGAGATTGGGTTGCAAGTCCTGTTGTTGTCCAAGTCCACCGACAAGCTTTACCAGCCACAGATGTCGGTTCTGGTGCATCAGCGTGATATCGATCGTGCCCGACAGTTGAGCTGGAAACGGCATCTGTTCATCGGATCCCTGTGTGCGATCTTCATGACGGTGGTGATCGTGTTCGGACGTTGGATCTTGCGACTGTATGGCGACGCCTATGTCGCCGGCTATCCAGCGTTGTGTTTGGTTTCGGCCGGCGGCTGCGTCACCGCGTATTGGTCACTCGCACCCGCCTATCTGCGGTTTGTGAACTTCAACCGATTTGTGATCGCTTGTGAAGCCGTTGCGGCGATCGCCTTGCTGGGGCTGACCGCCGTGTTGGCTCCCGTGGCGGGCGCGACCGGTACCGC